The window AGAAAGCCGCTACAAGAAAGGCGATGCCGCCAGCGACGACGGCCAATGACGCGTCGTTCGCGAGGAGATGCTTGACGATGGGACCTAAGCCCAGCGAAGCCACGATCTGTGGGATGACGATGAAGAAGTTGAATACGCCCATGTAGAAACCCATCTTTGTCCCGGGAATCACGTTGGACAGCATGGCGTAGGGCATAGAGAGTATGGATGCCCAGGCGATGCCCACACCGACCATGGAGACGAGAAGCAACTCTGGCGACGATATGAAGTTTGTGGATACAAGCCCAACTGCTCCGAGAGTCAGGCAAACCGTGTGGATCCCTTTAGCGGAGAAGCGTTTGGTGAGGGCGATGAGGGCGAAGGAGAAGAGGAAGGCGATGAAGTTGTAGGCGCTCAAGCAGACGCCTGCCCACTCGACGCCCTTCTGGTAATCGGCATCTCCCACCACGCCGCCAAAGAGTCGCGTGGCCACCGCGGGCGTGAAGTACAGCCACAGGCAGAACAGGCCAAGCCAGGTGAAGAACTGGGCCACGGAAAGCTGCTTCATGGCCTTGGGCATGCTGAAGATGCCTTGGAAGATTTCGGAAAACATGTGACCGACGCCGGCGGACTTTCGTTTTTCCTCCTCGAACGCCTCAAGGTCCGCGGGTGGCTTCTCCTTGGTGGTCAGCACCGTGTAGAGCACCGCCACGAAGAAGATCACCGACCCGATGTAGAAGGAGAGCTTCACCGAAAG of the Pelagicoccus sp. SDUM812003 genome contains:
- a CDS encoding MFS transporter, encoding MESQRLSFWQIWNMSFGFLGIQFGWGLQMANMSAIYQYLGAEESEIPLLWLAAPITGLLVQPIIGYKSDRTWTRLGRRRPYFLVGAVLASLALIAMPNSSSLWMAAGLLWILDASVNVSMEPFRAFVGDLLPEDQRKTGFAMQSLLIGLGAVAASSLPWLFTNVFGLASGAAEGSAIPLSVKLSFYIGSVIFFVAVLYTVLTTKEKPPADLEAFEEEKRKSAGVGHMFSEIFQGIFSMPKAMKQLSVAQFFTWLGLFCLWLYFTPAVATRLFGGVVGDADYQKGVEWAGVCLSAYNFIAFLFSFALIALTKRFSAKGIHTVCLTLGAVGLVSTNFISSPELLLVSMVGVGIAWASILSMPYAMLSNVIPGTKMGFYMGVFNFFIVIPQIVASLGLGPIVKHLLANDASLAVVAGGIAFLVAAFSLRFVEENR